One Trachemys scripta elegans isolate TJP31775 chromosome 4, CAS_Tse_1.0, whole genome shotgun sequence genomic region harbors:
- the TNNI2 gene encoding troponin I, fast skeletal muscle, whose amino-acid sequence MSDEEKRKRAITARRQHLKSVMLQIAATLLEKETAAKEAEKANYLAEHCPPLSLPHSMQELQELCKKLHAKIEVVDEERYDTEAKLQKTTKELEDLSQKLFDLRGKFKRPPLRRVRMSADAMLRALLGSKHKVCMDLRANLKQVKKEDTEKEKDLRDVGDWRKNIEEKSGMEGRKKMFETSES is encoded by the exons AAAAGGAAGAGGGCAATCACTGCCCGCCGGCAGCATCTGAAG agtGTTATGCTCCAGATTGCTGCTACTCTCCTAGAGAAAGAAACAGCAGCTAAAGAAGCAGAAAAGGCCAATTACCTTGCCGAGCACTGTCCTCCTTTGTCACTCCCACACTCCATGCAGGAGTTGCAG GAGCTATGCAAAAAGCTTCATGCCAAGATAGAGGTGGTGGATGAGGAAAGATATGACACTGAGGCTAAGTTACAGAAAACCACCAAAGAG CTTGAAGACTTGAGCCAGAAACTGTTTGACCTGAGGGGCAAGTTCAAGAGGCCACCCCTGCGTAGGGTCCGCATGTCTGCTGATGCTATGCTGCGTGCCCTTCTGGGCTCCAAACACAAGGTCTGCATGGACCTTCGCGCTAACCTGAAGCAGGTCAAGAAGGAGGACACTGAGAAG GAGAAGGATCTGCGTGATGTGGGTGACTGGAGGAAGAACATTGAGGAGAAGTCTGGCATGGAGGGCAGGAAGAAGATGTTTGAGACTAGTGAATCCTAA